A section of the Glandiceps talaboti chromosome 8, keGlaTala1.1, whole genome shotgun sequence genome encodes:
- the LOC144438656 gene encoding uncharacterized protein LOC144438656, translating into MACLANHSWVSFRGFSEAYNAVVRQLKGDGIMKDFLQNKAEPSTSAQIRCCFWFTNTVTEKSCVSYVFQWGIGI; encoded by the exons ATGGCCTGTCTTGC AAACCATTCTTGGGTTAGCTTCAGAGGTTTTTCAGAAGCATACAATGCTGTTGTGAGACAACTCAAAGGAGACGGCATAATGAAAGACTTCTTACAAAATAAAGCTGAGCCCTCAACATCTGCACAAATACGGTGTTGTTTCTG GTTCACAAATACAGTTACAGAAAAAAGCTGTGTCAGCTATGTTTTTCAATGGGGAATTGGCATATGA